One genomic window of Geoanaerobacter pelophilus includes the following:
- a CDS encoding TIGR04282 family arsenosugar biosynthesis glycosyltransferase codes for MNSNHLNALLIFAKWPEPGKVKTRLSPPLETHEATELYRCMLLDTLENSADIIGTSRMIFFDGEPGRSADFKLLAPDAEVVVQEGDDLGERLANAFAKAFAFGYRSVAVVGTDSPHMPVARISEAFHLLNSQCADVIFGPSEDGGYYLVAMNSLNPGVFADIPWSSQDTLARSLEKTESLGLSPALLATGFDLDTVADLLRLKQEARPAAPRTLSLLSRIMP; via the coding sequence ATGAATTCTAACCATCTAAATGCCTTGCTGATTTTCGCCAAATGGCCGGAACCGGGCAAGGTAAAAACCCGTCTTTCGCCCCCGCTTGAAACTCATGAGGCAACCGAGCTGTATCGCTGCATGTTGCTGGACACGCTGGAGAACAGTGCTGATATTATCGGGACCAGCAGGATGATCTTTTTCGATGGCGAACCTGGACGGAGTGCCGACTTCAAACTGCTGGCGCCCGATGCCGAGGTGGTGGTGCAGGAGGGGGACGATCTGGGGGAGCGACTTGCGAATGCCTTTGCCAAGGCCTTTGCCTTTGGCTACCGTTCGGTTGCCGTTGTTGGCACCGATTCCCCGCATATGCCGGTTGCGCGAATCAGCGAGGCGTTCCATCTTCTTAATAGCCAATGTGCAGATGTCATATTCGGTCCCAGTGAAGATGGCGGCTATTACCTGGTTGCCATGAACAGCCTCAATCCCGGAGTCTTCGCTGACATCCCCTGGAGCAGCCAGGATACCCTGGCCAGGAGCCTGGAAAAAACCGAATCCCTCGGGTTAAGTCCAGCGTTGCTGGCGACCGGCTTTGATCTGGACACGGTTGCAGATCTTCTGCGGCTGAAACAGGAAGCGCGCCCTGCGGCACCAAGAACCCTGTCGCTTCTCTCCCGAATCATGCCTTAA
- a CDS encoding magnesium chelatase domain-containing protein, producing MLAKVLSSAVIGIDAIQVEVEVDITQGLPQFATVGLPDGAVKESKDRVKSALKNAGYDYPQRRITVNLAPADIRKEGASFDLPISIGILAATGVVKGNRLKEYLLVGELSLDGRVKPIRGALSIAVNARESGLAGVILPAENACEAAVVEGIEVIGVAELAEVVEFLNSTREISPHRLNLEELFNREVGFGDDFAEVKGQEHAKRALEVAASGGHNILML from the coding sequence ATGCTCGCAAAAGTTCTATCAAGCGCCGTCATCGGCATTGATGCCATCCAGGTCGAAGTCGAGGTGGATATCACCCAGGGTCTGCCGCAGTTCGCCACCGTCGGACTGCCGGACGGCGCAGTCAAGGAGAGCAAAGACCGGGTAAAATCGGCGCTGAAGAATGCCGGTTACGACTATCCCCAGCGGCGAATCACCGTAAACCTTGCCCCTGCTGACATCCGCAAGGAAGGGGCATCGTTCGACCTGCCGATTTCCATCGGAATTCTGGCTGCCACCGGCGTGGTCAAGGGGAACCGTCTGAAAGAGTACCTGCTGGTGGGCGAGCTGTCGCTGGACGGCCGGGTGAAGCCGATCCGCGGAGCACTGTCAATTGCGGTCAATGCCCGGGAAAGCGGCTTGGCCGGGGTAATCCTGCCTGCAGAGAATGCCTGCGAAGCCGCGGTTGTCGAGGGGATCGAGGTGATCGGCGTTGCCGAACTGGCCGAGGTGGTCGAGTTCCTGAACAGCACCAGGGAAATATCACCGCATCGGCTCAATCTGGAGGAGCTGTTCAACCGGGAGGTCGGTTTTGGCGATGACTTTGCCGAGGTCAAGGGGCAGGAGCATGCCAAGCGGGCGCTGGAGGTGGCAGCCAGTGGCGGCCATAATATTTTGATGTTGTAA
- a CDS encoding (p)ppGpp synthetase, producing the protein MKWVTCTYSKKDVMRAGEQLIAENITDEEQTASMDILSNWRAAHAYPMHALLIFLRTQSSKIDARAVVVQRLKRTPSILDKLSRYPQMKLHRMQDISGCRSVVNTVNSVEKLSTVLTNSRTRHKLHKKDDYIQCPKDSGYRGIHLVYKYNGGKKPYADYFVELQLRSKIQHAWATSVEIVDIFTRQALKASQGSKDWLDFFKYASAEFAKLEKRPTGEHLNGIETKTELRNLANSLNVVNRLNAFAVSTQYVATKHDNKTDYFLLELTNQAQAIMVTQFASSDLDKATRTYLEKERTAKDDPTYDVVLVAAGSMHALQAAYPNYFADSKSFLNYLAKVMS; encoded by the coding sequence ATGAAGTGGGTAACATGTACTTATTCAAAAAAAGATGTGATGCGAGCTGGAGAGCAATTAATAGCTGAAAATATCACAGATGAAGAACAAACAGCATCTATGGATATACTTTCCAACTGGAGGGCCGCACATGCTTATCCTATGCACGCGTTGCTGATTTTCCTAAGAACTCAATCAAGTAAAATAGATGCTAGGGCTGTTGTTGTACAACGCCTTAAAAGAACACCATCAATTCTTGATAAGCTGTCTAGATATCCTCAGATGAAACTTCATCGTATGCAAGATATTAGCGGTTGTCGCTCTGTTGTTAATACTGTTAATTCCGTTGAAAAATTATCTACGGTTTTAACCAATAGCAGAACAAGGCACAAACTACATAAGAAGGATGATTATATACAATGTCCAAAGGACTCCGGTTATAGAGGGATACATCTTGTTTACAAATACAACGGTGGCAAAAAACCTTATGCTGACTATTTTGTGGAGCTTCAACTGCGATCAAAAATACAGCATGCGTGGGCGACTTCAGTTGAGATAGTTGACATTTTTACGCGACAAGCTTTAAAGGCTAGTCAAGGAAGTAAAGACTGGCTCGACTTTTTCAAGTACGCGAGTGCTGAGTTTGCGAAGCTTGAGAAAAGACCCACAGGTGAACATCTAAACGGGATTGAAACCAAAACTGAATTAAGGAACCTTGCAAATAGTTTGAACGTGGTGAACCGCCTAAATGCCTTTGCCGTTTCTACACAATATGTCGCGACAAAACATGACAATAAAACAGACTACTTTCTACTAGAACTTACAAACCAAGCGCAAGCAATCATGGTAACTCAATTCGCATCATCAGACTTAGATAAAGCGACAAGAACTTATCTTGAGAAAGAAAGAACCGCCAAAGATGATCCGACTTATGATGTTGTTTTGGTGGCGGCAGGATCAATGCATGCACTGCAAGCTGCTTATCCAAACTATTTTGCAGATTCTAAGTCCTTTTTAAATTACCTCGCAAAAGTAATGAGTTAG
- a CDS encoding cation diffusion facilitator family transporter produces the protein MHAESHLDQSIAGRFIWAILLTGLTLVAEVIGGLWTNSLALLSDAAHVFLDLFALILSLAAIRLAAMPASETRTFGWHRTEVFASFINGVTVFLMAVGIFYESWVRFQNPEEVKSLPMFIIAAIGLVANLLSAGALHQHSHDDLNVRSAFLHVIGDAAASVGVIIGGVIMYFTHWYLLDAVISAGIGCVIFWGSWRVIRESVHILLEGVPRGMSIDEVHDAIISVDGVNDVHHLNIWTICSHILAFSAHVDVKPEFKGEQAGVLRSIEELLFDRFHISHTTLQVECTRCIEGPVIKDIHHRPRASSLHSHGGHAHGHGHQHGQGCSHDH, from the coding sequence ATGCACGCCGAATCGCATCTTGATCAAAGCATTGCCGGCCGCTTTATCTGGGCCATCCTGCTAACCGGTCTAACCCTGGTGGCCGAAGTGATCGGCGGGTTGTGGACCAACTCCCTGGCGCTGCTTTCCGATGCCGCCCATGTATTTCTGGATCTGTTCGCCCTGATCCTGTCGCTGGCGGCGATCCGCCTGGCTGCCATGCCCGCCTCGGAGACCAGAACCTTCGGCTGGCACCGGACCGAGGTCTTTGCCTCGTTCATCAACGGAGTCACCGTCTTTCTCATGGCAGTGGGGATCTTCTACGAGTCTTGGGTGCGCTTTCAGAATCCGGAAGAGGTGAAGAGCCTGCCGATGTTTATTATCGCCGCCATCGGCCTGGTGGCAAACCTGCTGTCTGCCGGGGCGCTTCACCAGCATTCCCATGACGATCTCAACGTCCGGAGCGCCTTCCTCCATGTGATCGGCGACGCTGCCGCTTCGGTCGGGGTCATAATCGGCGGGGTCATCATGTACTTCACCCACTGGTACCTGCTGGATGCCGTCATCTCTGCGGGGATCGGTTGCGTCATCTTCTGGGGTTCGTGGCGGGTGATCCGGGAATCGGTCCATATCCTGCTCGAAGGAGTGCCGCGGGGAATGAGCATCGATGAGGTGCATGATGCCATCATCAGTGTTGACGGGGTCAATGATGTTCATCACTTGAATATCTGGACCATTTGCTCGCATATCCTGGCCTTCTCCGCTCATGTCGATGTCAAACCGGAATTCAAGGGAGAGCAGGCAGGGGTGCTTCGTTCTATCGAGGAACTGCTGTTCGACCGGTTCCATATTTCCCACACCACCCTGCAAGTCGAATGCACCAGGTGCATCGAAGGGCCGGTGATCAAGGATATCCACCACCGCCCCCGTGCCAGTTCTCTGCACAGCCACGGTGGACACGCGCATGGACACGGACACCAACATGGGCAGGGCTGCAGCCATGACCACTGA
- the trxB gene encoding thioredoxin-disulfide reductase, which yields MSSHHRLIILGSGPAGYTAAVYAARANLQPVLITGLQQGGQLMTTTEVDNWPGDPNGVQGPDLMERMRSHAERFNTTFIYDHISKADLSKRPFVLTGDAGKYSCDALIVATGATAKYLGLPSEEQFKGKGVSACATCDGFFYRNKPVAVIGGGNTAVEEALYLSNIASHVTVIHRRDKFRSEKILADKLIEKTKGGNVTIEWHHVLDEVLGDDSGVTGIRIRHTSGSTKDIPVHGCFIAIGHAPNTQIFEGQLEMDDGYIRTVCGSEGNVTATSVPGVFAAGDVQDQHYKQAITSAGTGCMAALDAERYLDMLKP from the coding sequence ATGTCGTCTCATCACAGGCTTATCATTCTCGGATCAGGACCTGCCGGCTACACGGCGGCAGTGTACGCGGCCCGCGCCAACCTTCAGCCAGTACTGATAACCGGACTTCAGCAGGGTGGCCAGCTCATGACCACCACAGAGGTCGACAACTGGCCCGGCGACCCGAACGGTGTCCAGGGGCCTGACCTGATGGAGCGGATGAGGAGCCACGCCGAACGCTTCAATACCACTTTTATTTACGACCATATCAGCAAGGCAGACCTCTCAAAACGGCCCTTTGTGCTCACCGGAGATGCCGGCAAATATAGCTGCGATGCCCTGATCGTCGCCACCGGCGCCACGGCCAAGTACCTCGGACTCCCTTCTGAAGAGCAGTTCAAAGGCAAAGGGGTTTCTGCCTGCGCCACCTGCGACGGGTTTTTCTACCGCAACAAGCCGGTAGCGGTCATCGGCGGCGGCAACACAGCAGTCGAGGAGGCGCTTTATCTTTCCAACATAGCCAGCCATGTCACCGTGATCCATCGCCGCGACAAGTTCCGCTCCGAAAAGATCCTGGCTGACAAGCTCATCGAAAAGACCAAGGGTGGCAACGTCACCATCGAGTGGCATCACGTGCTGGACGAGGTGCTGGGCGACGACAGCGGCGTAACCGGAATCCGGATCCGCCACACCAGCGGCTCCACCAAAGACATCCCGGTTCACGGCTGTTTCATTGCCATCGGTCATGCGCCTAACACCCAGATCTTCGAGGGGCAACTGGAAATGGACGACGGCTATATCCGCACAGTTTGCGGCAGTGAGGGCAATGTCACCGCCACCAGCGTTCCGGGGGTCTTTGCCGCCGGCGACGTGCAGGACCAGCATTACAAGCAGGCAATCACCTCCGCAGGCACCGGATGTATGGCGGCCCTGGACGCGGAACGCTATCTGGACATGCTCAAACCGTGA
- a CDS encoding recombinase family protein, whose protein sequence is MATVGYIRVSSLTQNIERQLEGIELDEIFTDKLSGKDTERPALQEMIKFVRKGDTVMVHSMDRLARNLADLQNLVEQLTNKGVSVTFVKNSLTFTGEDDPMKKLMLQIMGAVAEFERSIIKERQKEGVQIAKAKGLYKGRKQEMTPERIAEIKNRIEAGEPKAQIAKDLKISRDTLYRYK, encoded by the coding sequence ATGGCAACGGTCGGATACATCAGAGTAAGCAGCTTAACCCAGAACATCGAGCGCCAGCTTGAAGGAATAGAGCTTGATGAGATATTCACCGATAAGCTGTCTGGCAAGGATACCGAAAGACCAGCTCTGCAGGAGATGATAAAGTTTGTCCGCAAGGGTGATACTGTTATGGTGCATAGCATGGACAGACTTGCCCGTAACTTGGCAGACCTTCAGAATCTTGTAGAACAACTAACAAACAAGGGTGTCTCTGTTACGTTCGTCAAGAACAGCCTGACATTCACCGGAGAAGATGACCCCATGAAAAAGCTTATGCTTCAGATTATGGGCGCGGTTGCAGAATTTGAACGCTCCATTATTAAAGAGCGGCAGAAAGAAGGTGTCCAGATTGCCAAGGCTAAGGGACTTTACAAAGGCCGCAAGCAGGAGATGACACCGGAGCGCATTGCCGAGATCAAGAACAGGATTGAAGCCGGGGAACCTAAAGCACAGATTGCCAAGGACTTGAAGATCAGCCGGGATACCCTGTATCGATATAAGTAA
- the queC gene encoding 7-cyano-7-deazaguanine synthase QueC, which yields MTKKAVILYSGGLDSTTCMAIAKAEGYSPFAISFSYGQRHSVELDLAKKHAKKAGAAEHLVVDFDYRKVGGSALTSNIAVPKEGVGSEIPVTYVPARNTIFLSFALGWAEVLGAFDIFIGVNALDYSGYPDCRPEYIASFEAMANLATKAGVEGNRLTIHAPLINLTKAEIIQKGVALGVDYSLTHSCYDPSPEGIACGLCDSCRLRLKGFIEAGIPDPVKYLTRES from the coding sequence ATGACCAAGAAAGCCGTTATCCTTTACAGTGGAGGGTTGGACTCCACCACCTGCATGGCAATTGCCAAAGCAGAGGGTTATTCACCCTTTGCCATCAGCTTTTCCTACGGCCAGCGCCACTCTGTGGAACTTGATCTTGCTAAGAAGCATGCAAAGAAGGCCGGCGCCGCCGAGCACCTTGTGGTTGATTTCGACTATCGCAAGGTTGGCGGCAGCGCCTTGACCAGCAACATCGCAGTACCCAAGGAAGGAGTGGGGAGCGAGATCCCTGTTACCTACGTTCCGGCCCGCAACACGATCTTTCTCTCCTTTGCCCTGGGATGGGCCGAAGTGCTTGGCGCCTTCGACATCTTCATCGGCGTCAATGCCCTTGATTACTCCGGTTACCCGGATTGCCGTCCGGAATACATCGCGTCGTTTGAAGCAATGGCCAATCTGGCGACCAAGGCCGGTGTTGAGGGCAATCGCCTTACCATCCACGCGCCGCTGATCAACCTGACCAAGGCGGAGATCATCCAGAAAGGGGTCGCGCTCGGGGTTGATTACAGCCTGACCCACTCCTGCTACGACCCGTCACCGGAAGGGATTGCCTGCGGACTGTGCGACTCCTGCCGCCTGCGGTTGAAAGGGTTCATCGAGGCAGGCATCCCTGATCCGGTGAAATACCTGACGCGCGAATCGTGA
- the ilvA gene encoding threonine ammonia-lyase — MLDLQLIHEASDRLKKRVRRTELIHSHYFSEKLGIPLWFKCENLQRTGAFKIRGALNFMTSQPREALAKGVITASAGNHAQGVAFSADLLGVAATVFMPESTPPQKVFATRDYGAEVVLTGRTFDDAYAAAVEAGKASGALFVHPFDDPLVMAGQGTIGLEVLEEVPDLSTIIVPIGGGGLIAGIATAIRETHPHVRIIGVESTAAPSMHYSLQKGKIFTAPVTVSLADGIAVKRVGKNTFPIVRDLVDEVVLVEEEDIALAIVALLERTKLLVEGAGAVPLAALMAGKVENVSGKTVCVLSGGNIDVKTISVVVERGLLAAGRYLKLKIELDDLPGALAKLTVEIAETKANISMITHDRRSKSLPIGKTEVHLELETRGYEHIQDVIGHLKQAGYEIDVLK; from the coding sequence ATGCTTGATTTGCAGCTGATCCATGAAGCGAGTGATCGCCTGAAAAAAAGGGTCCGCAGGACCGAACTGATTCATTCCCATTATTTCAGCGAAAAGTTGGGGATTCCACTCTGGTTCAAGTGCGAAAATCTGCAGCGGACCGGCGCCTTCAAGATCCGCGGTGCACTTAATTTTATGACCTCACAACCGCGTGAGGCCCTGGCAAAAGGGGTAATAACGGCGTCTGCCGGGAATCATGCCCAGGGGGTCGCCTTTTCCGCCGATCTGCTCGGTGTGGCAGCCACGGTCTTCATGCCGGAGAGCACGCCGCCGCAGAAGGTCTTTGCCACCAGAGACTATGGGGCCGAGGTGGTGCTGACCGGCAGGACCTTTGACGATGCCTATGCCGCTGCGGTGGAAGCGGGCAAGGCGAGCGGCGCCCTGTTCGTTCACCCGTTCGATGACCCGTTGGTCATGGCCGGCCAGGGAACGATCGGGCTGGAGGTGTTGGAAGAGGTCCCCGACCTTTCCACAATCATCGTACCGATCGGTGGCGGTGGCTTGATCGCCGGCATTGCCACGGCGATCCGCGAGACCCACCCCCATGTCAGGATCATCGGCGTGGAATCGACGGCAGCGCCATCGATGCACTACTCGCTGCAGAAGGGGAAAATCTTTACCGCGCCAGTCACGGTCTCGCTGGCAGACGGCATTGCGGTCAAACGGGTGGGGAAAAACACCTTTCCGATCGTGCGCGACCTGGTTGACGAGGTGGTGCTGGTCGAGGAGGAGGATATCGCCCTGGCCATTGTCGCCCTGCTGGAGCGGACCAAGCTGCTGGTCGAAGGCGCCGGCGCGGTGCCGCTGGCGGCACTGATGGCCGGCAAGGTGGAGAATGTTTCCGGCAAGACGGTCTGCGTGCTCTCCGGCGGCAATATCGACGTCAAGACGATTTCGGTGGTGGTCGAGCGGGGCTTGCTGGCTGCCGGTCGCTACCTGAAGCTGAAGATCGAGCTGGACGACCTCCCGGGCGCTTTGGCAAAGCTGACGGTGGAGATTGCCGAGACCAAGGCCAATATCTCGATGATCACCCATGACCGTCGCTCCAAATCACTGCCGATCGGCAAGACCGAGGTGCACCTCGAACTGGAAACCCGCGGTTACGAGCATATTCAGGATGTGATCGGTCATTTGAAACAGGCAGGTTATGAGATCGATGTCTTAAAATAG
- a CDS encoding replication initiation factor domain-containing protein: protein MTPDIPGIKFDWISFTLPAIYNESTLPQLIGNLFATPFELFHLQNRKRNYYKRSFLLSGQNGDKLIEIFCDPDTDKNPNTTLIQISGYALSAYAGNPLSIDVPELFRQVLYLGGKPTVLHIAMDDTANRLPWSEIVELSSPDRYQEQIVSPLIRPRHDGTPQPPICINNETVYFGRRSGRNSICIYRKDRLEQTKFPWLRVEYRTQDRPTAKAIAERIATGDELGPLVSGLVRRFLDFREKSYKTKYNRPSCAWWSEWLGNVDKMIISRDLAPRRKPVAKPKRSKTMEELIRDFDTLMARPTESDFQMLSEFLTRHGITELCKFDQPASEPPAIPIELLPAQEVNFAPDIWFD, encoded by the coding sequence ATGACCCCAGACATACCCGGCATCAAATTCGATTGGATTAGCTTTACACTTCCGGCTATCTATAACGAATCCACATTACCACAGCTTATTGGCAATCTGTTTGCTACCCCGTTTGAGCTTTTCCACCTGCAGAACCGGAAGCGCAACTACTACAAACGGTCGTTCCTGCTGTCTGGTCAGAACGGCGATAAGCTCATAGAGATTTTCTGTGACCCGGACACCGACAAGAACCCCAACACAACCCTGATACAGATCAGCGGGTATGCTCTTTCAGCGTATGCAGGTAATCCGCTATCGATAGACGTGCCGGAACTCTTCAGGCAAGTGCTGTATCTCGGTGGCAAGCCTACCGTGCTGCACATCGCAATGGACGACACAGCGAACCGGTTGCCCTGGTCGGAGATTGTTGAGCTGTCAAGCCCCGACCGCTACCAAGAACAAATCGTATCCCCACTAATAAGACCTCGACACGATGGCACCCCACAACCGCCTATCTGTATCAATAACGAGACTGTTTACTTTGGGCGCAGATCAGGCCGGAACTCCATCTGCATCTACAGAAAAGATCGGCTGGAGCAAACCAAGTTCCCCTGGCTCCGGGTCGAATATCGGACGCAGGACAGACCAACAGCCAAGGCAATCGCAGAGCGGATAGCAACCGGCGACGAACTCGGCCCTCTAGTTTCTGGGTTGGTCAGACGGTTCTTGGATTTCCGGGAGAAGAGCTACAAAACGAAGTACAACCGGCCATCATGTGCTTGGTGGTCTGAATGGCTTGGCAACGTCGATAAGATGATAATCAGCCGTGACCTTGCACCACGCCGGAAGCCTGTAGCAAAGCCTAAGCGTAGCAAAACAATGGAAGAGCTTATAAGAGATTTCGACACTCTGATGGCACGACCTACTGAGTCGGATTTCCAAATGCTATCGGAGTTTTTAACGAGGCATGGCATCACAGAATTATGTAAATTCGATCAGCCAGCATCGGAACCGCCAGCTATACCCATCGAGTTGCTACCAGCCCAAGAGGTAAATTTTGCTCCCGATATATGGTTCGATTAG
- a CDS encoding MlaD family protein codes for MKRSDNIGWAQVKAGVLIVCALLLFAGGVLVMGDKTKFFIPKGDLSVIMTDVAGLKVGAPVWLAGLDVGIVKDIRFSKPNQSNEVEILLEVERQSLKKIGKDSVITIKTRGLMGEKYVDITPSVSVSEPPLTVVYGTSVTRLDEVMSKAGAAFDKLNGIMTKMDNGEGSLGRLTKDPKLYDHLVNLTAELKVFAHSVNSGQGTLGKLSKSSEPYDRLIAILERAEDTLKDIHSADGTLGRLVRDRQLYDKLVTLADKSNQAADDVRELNRKLTSTDGTIGKLLGDREFYDKGMELLEKADSSLKSLETVTSKLEKGDGTAGKLVSDKELYEKMNKTVDSLDALVKDIKENPKRYVKFSLF; via the coding sequence ATGAAGCGGAGCGATAACATAGGATGGGCGCAGGTCAAGGCAGGGGTCCTGATCGTGTGCGCACTGCTCCTGTTTGCCGGGGGAGTGCTGGTCATGGGGGACAAGACCAAGTTTTTCATACCCAAGGGCGATCTCTCGGTGATCATGACCGATGTTGCCGGGCTCAAGGTCGGCGCACCGGTGTGGCTGGCCGGTCTGGACGTGGGGATTGTCAAGGATATCCGCTTTTCGAAACCAAACCAGAGCAACGAGGTGGAAATCCTGCTCGAAGTCGAGCGCCAGTCGCTCAAAAAGATCGGCAAAGACTCGGTCATCACCATCAAGACCCGCGGCCTGATGGGAGAAAAATACGTGGACATCACTCCGAGCGTTTCGGTCAGCGAACCGCCGCTGACCGTTGTTTACGGCACCAGCGTTACCCGGCTGGACGAAGTGATGTCAAAGGCAGGCGCCGCATTCGACAAGCTCAACGGCATCATGACCAAAATGGACAATGGCGAGGGGTCGCTCGGCCGTCTTACCAAGGACCCCAAGCTCTACGACCACCTGGTGAACCTCACCGCCGAACTGAAGGTCTTTGCCCACTCGGTCAACTCCGGCCAGGGAACCCTGGGCAAGCTCAGCAAGAGTTCGGAACCGTATGACCGGTTGATCGCTATTCTGGAGCGGGCCGAGGATACCCTGAAAGACATCCACTCTGCCGATGGCACCCTCGGGCGGCTGGTACGAGACCGGCAGCTATACGACAAGCTGGTGACCCTGGCTGACAAGAGCAACCAGGCTGCTGACGATGTCCGCGAGCTCAACCGGAAGCTCACCTCAACCGACGGCACCATCGGCAAGCTGCTCGGCGACCGGGAGTTTTACGACAAGGGGATGGAGTTGCTGGAAAAGGCCGACAGCTCACTCAAGTCGCTGGAAACAGTAACCTCGAAGCTGGAAAAAGGAGACGGCACTGCCGGCAAGCTGGTGTCGGACAAAGAACTTTACGAGAAGATGAACAAGACCGTCGACAGCCTGGACGCCCTGGTCAAGGATATCAAGGAGAACCCCAAGCGGTACGTGAAGTTCTCGTTGTTCTGA
- the folE2 gene encoding GTP cyclohydrolase FolE2: MPDMQTRLDTRKIAIDKVGVKDISYPIVVMDKNRKFQHTVARINMYVDLPHHFKGTHMSRFVEILNTYREEIALDKLETILQEMKKKLGASSAHLEMEFPYFIEKRAPVSKAKSLMEYTCSFSATLGDDFDFVLGVQVPVTSLCPCSKELSRYGAHNQRGIVSVNIRYRDFIWIEDLIELIEQCGSSPVWSLLKREDEKFVTEHAFENPKFVEDMVREVTQGLSALDAITWFSVSAENFESIHKHSAYARIERDLRKR; encoded by the coding sequence ATGCCGGACATGCAGACCCGGCTCGATACCCGCAAGATCGCTATCGACAAGGTCGGGGTCAAGGACATCTCTTACCCGATAGTGGTGATGGACAAGAACCGCAAGTTCCAGCATACCGTGGCCAGGATCAACATGTACGTCGACCTCCCCCACCACTTCAAGGGGACCCACATGAGCCGCTTTGTGGAGATCCTCAACACCTATCGGGAAGAGATCGCGCTGGACAAGCTGGAGACCATCCTCCAGGAAATGAAGAAAAAACTCGGTGCATCCAGCGCTCACCTGGAGATGGAGTTTCCCTATTTCATCGAAAAGCGCGCCCCGGTGTCCAAGGCAAAGAGCCTCATGGAGTACACCTGCAGCTTCAGCGCAACCCTGGGCGACGATTTCGACTTCGTGCTCGGGGTCCAGGTGCCGGTTACCTCGCTCTGCCCCTGCAGCAAGGAGTTAAGCCGCTACGGCGCTCACAACCAGCGCGGCATCGTTTCCGTCAATATCCGCTACCGCGACTTCATCTGGATCGAGGACTTGATTGAACTGATCGAGCAGTGCGGTTCAAGCCCGGTCTGGTCGCTGCTGAAGCGGGAAGACGAGAAATTCGTAACCGAACATGCCTTTGAAAATCCGAAATTCGTCGAAGATATGGTCCGCGAAGTTACCCAGGGACTCTCGGCGCTGGATGCAATCACCTGGTTCAGTGTTTCGGCTGAAAACTTCGAGTCAATCCACAAGCATTCGGCATACGCCCGGATTGAAAGGGATTTACGGAAGCGATGA